One segment of Pseudomonas asgharzadehiana DNA contains the following:
- a CDS encoding DNA internalization-related competence protein ComEC/Rec2: MKTGMFTLALGLLALRFLPALPSVGWLIAMLVLALMLLPFRTFALAFFLLGLSWACISAQWALNDRLQPALDGQTRWLEGRVIGLPQQTATGVRFDLADSRSRNARLPSRIRVSWHGGPAVRSGERWRLAVTLRRPSGLLNFHGFDHEAWLLAQRIGATGSVKDGERLTPARHAWRDTVRQRLLAVDAQGREAGLAALVLGDGSGLEAKDWQVLQDTGTVHLLVISGQHIGLLAGLIYGLVALLARYGCWPRAWPWLRWACGLAFAAALGYGVLAGFGVPVQRACVMVGLVLLWRLRFRHLGFWWPLLLALVAVLILEPLASLQAGFWLSFAAVAVLVLAFGGRLGPWSVWQAWTRPQWLIAIGLFPVLLVLGLPISVSAPLANLVAVPWISLVVLPLALLGSVLLGVPLAGEWLLWLAGGALDGLFRGLAWLAGHVPAWIPAEVPLVCWWVSLAGAVLLLLPKGVPFRVLGWPMLLLAVFPPREQVPHGRVDVLQLDVGQGQALILRTRHHTLLYDAGPRSGAMDLGARVVVPALKKLGVGALDMMLLSHADADHAGGAAAVARALPVKRVVGGETGGLPALLDTQPCSSGEQWTWDGVIFELWQWPDATAGNPKSCVLQVQANGERLLLTGDIDRAAERAFLDSPLALRTDWLQAPHHGSRSSSSWPFLQRLAPGSVLISRGRGNAFGHPHQQVMQRYKALGSRVYDSAEQGAVRLQLGAFAPPVVARGQRRFWREALP, translated from the coding sequence ATGAAAACAGGGATGTTTACGTTGGCGCTGGGGCTACTTGCCTTACGTTTCCTGCCGGCGCTGCCGTCAGTGGGGTGGCTTATAGCCATGTTGGTGTTGGCGTTGATGTTGCTGCCTTTTCGCACCTTTGCACTGGCGTTTTTCCTGCTGGGGCTGAGCTGGGCGTGCATCAGCGCGCAGTGGGCATTGAATGATCGCCTGCAGCCTGCGCTCGATGGTCAGACGCGTTGGCTCGAAGGGCGTGTGATCGGCTTGCCGCAGCAGACCGCTACGGGAGTGCGTTTCGACTTGGCCGACAGCCGGTCGCGCAATGCGCGGCTACCTTCGCGTATCCGGGTATCCTGGCACGGCGGGCCAGCGGTGCGCAGCGGGGAGCGCTGGCGCCTGGCGGTGACACTCAGGCGACCGTCGGGGCTGCTTAATTTTCACGGGTTTGATCATGAAGCCTGGCTGCTGGCCCAACGCATCGGTGCCACCGGGTCGGTCAAGGACGGCGAACGCCTGACGCCGGCGCGCCATGCCTGGCGCGACACGGTGCGCCAACGCCTGCTGGCGGTGGATGCCCAGGGGCGCGAAGCCGGTCTGGCGGCGTTGGTGCTGGGAGATGGTTCCGGGCTGGAGGCCAAGGACTGGCAGGTGTTGCAGGATACCGGCACGGTGCATTTGCTGGTGATTTCCGGCCAACACATCGGCTTGCTGGCAGGGTTGATCTACGGGCTGGTCGCGCTGCTTGCGCGCTACGGTTGCTGGCCCCGCGCCTGGCCATGGCTGCGGTGGGCGTGCGGCCTGGCATTTGCGGCGGCACTGGGCTATGGCGTGTTGGCGGGGTTCGGCGTGCCGGTGCAGCGGGCCTGCGTCATGGTGGGGTTGGTGTTGTTGTGGCGTTTGCGCTTTCGTCATCTGGGGTTCTGGTGGCCGCTGTTGCTGGCGCTGGTCGCGGTGCTGATCCTTGAACCATTGGCCAGCCTGCAAGCCGGGTTCTGGTTGTCCTTTGCCGCCGTCGCTGTGCTGGTGCTGGCATTCGGGGGCCGCCTGGGGCCTTGGAGTGTCTGGCAGGCCTGGACGCGACCGCAATGGTTGATTGCCATCGGTTTGTTTCCGGTGCTGCTGGTGTTGGGGTTGCCGATCAGCGTCAGTGCGCCGCTGGCCAATTTGGTGGCTGTGCCGTGGATCAGCCTGGTGGTGTTGCCTCTGGCGTTGCTGGGGAGCGTGCTGTTAGGAGTGCCCCTTGCAGGAGAGTGGCTGCTGTGGCTGGCGGGTGGGGCGCTGGATGGGTTGTTCAGAGGTTTGGCATGGCTTGCGGGGCACGTGCCTGCGTGGATACCGGCTGAGGTGCCCCTGGTTTGTTGGTGGGTGAGCCTGGCGGGCGCGGTGCTGTTGCTGCTGCCCAAGGGCGTACCGTTTCGGGTGTTGGGTTGGCCGATGCTGCTGTTGGCGGTATTTCCCCCGCGCGAGCAGGTACCCCATGGACGGGTGGACGTGTTGCAGTTGGATGTGGGGCAGGGGCAGGCGTTGATCCTGCGCACGCGCCATCACACCTTGCTCTACGATGCGGGCCCGCGCTCGGGGGCGATGGACCTGGGCGCGCGCGTGGTGGTGCCGGCATTGAAAAAGCTTGGTGTAGGTGCGTTGGACATGATGCTGCTCAGTCATGCCGATGCCGACCACGCCGGTGGCGCGGCGGCCGTGGCCCGCGCACTGCCGGTCAAGCGTGTCGTGGGCGGCGAAACCGGGGGGCTACCGGCATTGCTCGACACCCAACCCTGTAGCAGCGGCGAGCAGTGGACCTGGGACGGCGTGATCTTCGAACTTTGGCAATGGCCTGATGCCACTGCCGGAAACCCCAAATCCTGCGTGTTGCAGGTGCAGGCCAATGGTGAGCGGTTACTGCTGACGGGGGATATCGATCGTGCCGCTGAGCGGGCGTTTCTCGACTCTCCCTTGGCGCTGCGCACCGATTGGCTGCAAGCCCCTCACCATGGCAGCCGCAGTTCATCGTCGTGGCCTTTTCTTCAGCGGCTGGCGCCTGGGTCGGTGTTGATTTCCCGGGGGCGTGGCAACGCGTTCGGTCATCCTCACCAGCAGGTCATGCAGCGCTATAAGGCCTTGGGCAGTCGGGTATACGACAGCGCCGAACAGGGGGCCGTGCGCCTGCAATTGGGGGCCTTCGCACCCCCGGTTGTTGCGCGCGGTCAACGCCGTTTCTGGCGTGAAGCGTTACCCTGA
- a CDS encoding DUF2062 domain-containing protein yields MPRRLFKRYMPDPTSIREHKSLQFLGTLLHDPNLWHLNRHSVARAMAVGLFAAFIPIPLQMLLAAILAITVRGNMPIAISLVWLTNPITMPVVFICTYMTGAWLMNVPPRSLPDDLTWEWISGQLSTLWQPFLLGSVVLGLVLGALAYCLTMGYWRWWVAHQWKKRKQRRG; encoded by the coding sequence ATGCCCCGGCGCTTATTCAAACGGTACATGCCCGACCCCACCAGTATCAGGGAACACAAGTCATTACAGTTTCTGGGTACGTTGCTGCATGACCCTAACCTCTGGCACCTGAACCGGCACTCAGTGGCGCGCGCCATGGCAGTGGGGCTGTTCGCGGCGTTTATCCCGATTCCGTTGCAGATGTTACTGGCGGCAATATTGGCGATTACGGTACGTGGCAATATGCCCATCGCGATCAGCCTGGTCTGGCTGACCAACCCGATCACCATGCCGGTAGTGTTTATCTGCACCTATATGACCGGCGCCTGGCTGATGAATGTACCGCCGCGCAGCCTGCCCGATGACCTGACCTGGGAATGGATCAGCGGCCAGTTGAGTACGTTGTGGCAGCCCTTCCTCCTCGGCTCCGTGGTATTGGGGCTGGTGCTGGGCGCACTGGCCTACTGCCTGACCATGGGTTACTGGCGCTGGTGGGTCGCGCACCAGTGGAAGAAACGCAAGCAGCGTCGCGGTTGA